The following are from one region of the Scylla paramamosain isolate STU-SP2022 chromosome 23, ASM3559412v1, whole genome shotgun sequence genome:
- the LOC135111985 gene encoding uncharacterized protein LOC135111985, whose protein sequence is MLQVPEIRAPDGDDDDASSSGPRLQVPQFSLMAPPDDPPDGGGGCVTLQVPEMGTYVPPGSAISSSATRLEPPKTLHLSLPPFPQPGMGLLQVPGGYVGPRRRHSWICR, encoded by the coding sequence ATGCTGCAGGTGCCCGAGATTAGGGCGCCGGACGGGGATGACGATGACGCCTCATCGTCCGGGCCGCGCCTCCAGGTCCCACAGTTTTCCCTGATGGCGCCCCCTGACGACCCTCCGGATGGGGGCGGAGGCTGCGTCACCCTCCAGGTCCCTGAGATGGGGACGTACGTGCCGCCGGGGAGCGCAATATCCTCCTCCGCGACGCGCCTCGAGCCCCCGAAGACCCTGCACCTGTCCCTGCCGCCCTTCCCCCAGCCGGGAATGGGCTTGCTGCAGGTGCCTGGGGGCTACGTGGGCCCAAGGCGCCGGCACTCGTGGATCTGCAG